In the Pseudoalteromonas undina genome, one interval contains:
- the rsmG gene encoding 16S rRNA (guanine(527)-N(7))-methyltransferase RsmG — MLQQQLTTLLAQTDIALTQKQQQQLVRYVELLDKWNKAYNLTSVRLPQEMMVKHIMDSLVVAPHLTGHHYIDVGTGPGLPGIVLAIALPETQFVLLDSLGKRVRFLMHVKHELGLDNVTPVQSRVEEYQPSVKLDGVLSRAFASLQDMIDWCSHLIDHSGKFIALKGVFPSEELDSLPTGVKFEQKIALEVPDLDAQRHLIILSKD; from the coding sequence GTGTTACAGCAACAATTAACAACTTTGTTAGCGCAAACTGATATTGCGCTAACACAAAAACAACAGCAACAACTTGTCCGCTATGTTGAATTACTCGATAAGTGGAATAAAGCCTATAACTTAACCTCGGTACGTTTGCCTCAAGAAATGATGGTTAAACATATAATGGATAGCTTAGTTGTTGCTCCTCACTTGACCGGTCATCATTATATTGATGTTGGCACAGGTCCTGGTTTACCGGGCATAGTGTTAGCTATTGCCTTACCTGAAACGCAGTTTGTATTATTAGATAGTTTAGGTAAACGTGTACGTTTTTTAATGCATGTTAAACATGAACTTGGTCTTGATAATGTCACCCCGGTGCAGTCAAGAGTTGAAGAATATCAACCAAGTGTTAAATTAGATGGCGTACTAAGTCGTGCATTTGCATCGTTACAAGATATGATTGACTGGTGCTCGCACTTAATTGATCATTCAGGTAAGTTCATTGCACTTAAAGGGGTATTTCCAAGTGAGGAATTAGACTCACTCCCTACAGGTGTTAAGTTTGAGCAAAAAATTGCATTAGAAGTACCGGATTTAGATGCACAACGACATTTAATAATTCTTTCTA